The following proteins come from a genomic window of Brachionichthys hirsutus isolate HB-005 chromosome 20, CSIRO-AGI_Bhir_v1, whole genome shotgun sequence:
- the ccm2 gene encoding cerebral cavernous malformations protein 2 homolog → MEDDVKKVKKPGIVSPFKRVFLKGEKGRDKKAQEKSTERRALHTFSLSQPDHRIDPDILLNDYIEKEVKYLGQLTSVPGYLNPSSRTEVLQLIDAARKSHQLAGQLTSEQDAVVSLSAYNIKFVWRDGEDIILRVPIHDIAAVSYIRDDSLHLVVIKTAQESGGSPCPSSCPDLNKSQTLSSLSESGAVLVEVCCLLVLAVDNKAAAEELCLLLSQVFQIVYTESTIDFLDRAIFDGATTPTRHLSLYSDDSSSKVDVKEAFEEEGRTFPFQGSMEAEENSPSASTPASPQTKAASEGELSTTAAELLQDYMTTLRTKLSSQEIQQFATLLHEYRNGASIHEFCINLRQLYGDSRKFLLLGLRPFIPEKDSQHFENFLETIGVKDGRGIITDSFGRYRRTASSASDSTTNGDVAAGGSAASDEGPEASEGDEWDRMITDISNDIEALGCSMDQEGMTP, encoded by the exons ATGGAGGATGATgtgaaaaaagtgaaaaag CCTGGTATCGTGTCTCCGTTCAAGCGAGTCTTcctgaaaggagagaaagggagagacaaGAAGGCCCAGGAGAAATCCACTGAGCGTCGGGCACTCCACACCTTCTCCCTTTCTCAGCCTGACCACCGGATCGACCCCGACATCCTGCTCAATGACTACATTGAGAAGGAAGTTAAG TACTTGGGGCAGCTTACGTCAGTTCCAGGATACTTGAACCCATCAAGTCGCACAGAAGTGCTGCAGCTCATTGACGCTGCACGG AAGTCCCATCAGTTGGCGGGCCAGCTGACGTCAGAGCAGGATGCTGTGGTGAGCTTGTCAGCGTACAACATAAAGTTTGTGTGGCGTGACGGAGAAGACATCATCCTAAGGGTGCCCATTCATGACATTGCTGCAGTCTCCTACATCAGGGATGACTCTTTGCACCTTGTGGTGATCAAAACAG CCCAGGAGTCAGGCGGCTCCCCTTGTCCCAGCTCCTGTCCTGATCTCAACAAGTCTCAGACCCTGAGCTCCTTATCAGAGAGCGGAGCTGTGCTCGTGGAAGTCTGCTGTCTGCTGGTGCTGGCAGTTGATAATAAG GCGGCAGCAGAGGAGCTGTGTCTGTTGCTCAGCCAGGTCTTTCAGATTGTTTACACGGAATCTACCATTGACTTTTTGGATAGAGCCATTTTTGATGGAGCAACTACACCTACCAGACACCTCTCTCTATACAGCG ATGACTCATCAAGCAAAGTGGATGTCAAGGAAGCCTTTGAGGAGGAAGGCAGGACATT cccTTTTCAGGGATCTATGGAGGCAGAAGAAAACTCACCATCGGCTTCCACACCGGCATCCCCTCAAACAAAAGCTGCAAGTGAAGGAGAGCTCAGCACTactgctgcagagctgctgcaggactacATGACAACT CTACGGACAAAACTGTCCTCACAGGAGATCCAGCAGTTTGCCACGCTGCTCCATGAATACCGTAATGGCGCCTCCATCCACGAGTTCTGCATCAACCTGCGACAACTCTATGGAGACAGCAGGAAGTTCCTCCTCCTCG GCTTGCGTCCCTTCATACCAGAGAAAGACAGCCAGCACTTTGAGAATTTCCTGGAGACCATCGGCGTGAAGGATGGACGAGGCATCATCACAGATAGTTTTGGTCGTTACCGACGCACTGCTAGCTCCGCCTCCGACTCGACCACCAATGGCGATGTAGCGGCTGGAGGAAGCGCTGCCTCTGATGAAGGCCCGGAGGCCTCTGAGGGAGACGAGTGGGACCGCATGATCACTGACATCAGTAATGACATTGAAGCACTTGGATGCAGTATGGATCAAGAAGGAATGACACCCTGA